In Pseudoalteromonas sp. MM1, a single window of DNA contains:
- a CDS encoding Glu/Leu/Phe/Val dehydrogenase yields MAVFNQAEFDNHEQVVFCSDEASGLKAIIAVHNTNLGPAVGGCRMWDYAKDEDAVYDVLRLSKGMTYKNAVARLPFGGGKSVIIGDAKKIKTEQLFCAFGRQLERLNGSYYSAEDVNITCDDVALMNKETNYVLGLEGKSGNPSPFTAYGTFLGIKAALQHQRGHQDFSAIKVAVQGLGAVAYGLCKHLAEAGAQLFVTDINQDAVERVVNDFGATPVGIDEIYDLDVDVYAPCALGATVNDETIPRLKATIIAGCANNQLAQSRHGEVIREKGVLYAPDYVINAGGIINVYYETAPQGYSAAASNKHVEGIYDTLTEIFARSEKEQKSTHLIADELAQEIIKNGL; encoded by the coding sequence GTGGCTGTGTTTAATCAAGCTGAATTTGATAACCACGAACAAGTGGTTTTTTGTTCTGACGAAGCGTCAGGTTTAAAAGCAATTATTGCCGTGCACAATACTAACCTTGGCCCTGCCGTTGGCGGTTGTAGAATGTGGGATTATGCAAAAGATGAAGACGCAGTATACGATGTGCTGCGCTTATCTAAGGGCATGACTTACAAAAATGCGGTAGCACGTTTACCATTTGGTGGTGGTAAATCTGTTATTATTGGTGATGCAAAAAAAATTAAGACTGAGCAGTTATTCTGTGCTTTTGGACGCCAATTAGAGCGATTAAATGGCAGTTACTATTCGGCTGAAGATGTGAACATTACCTGTGATGATGTGGCATTAATGAATAAAGAAACAAACTATGTGCTAGGCCTTGAAGGGAAAAGCGGAAACCCGTCACCTTTTACAGCGTATGGTACTTTTTTAGGAATTAAAGCGGCGTTACAGCACCAGCGCGGTCATCAAGATTTTTCGGCTATTAAAGTGGCTGTGCAAGGCTTAGGTGCTGTAGCCTATGGTTTATGTAAACACCTAGCTGAGGCCGGTGCGCAACTATTTGTAACTGATATAAACCAAGATGCTGTAGAACGTGTAGTTAATGACTTTGGTGCAACACCGGTGGGCATTGATGAAATTTACGACCTTGATGTTGATGTATACGCACCGTGTGCACTTGGTGCAACGGTTAACGATGAAACTATACCACGCCTTAAAGCAACGATTATTGCAGGTTGTGCAAATAATCAATTAGCACAATCTCGCCACGGGGAAGTTATACGTGAAAAAGGGGTCTTATATGCACCTGATTACGTTATAAATGCTGGTGGCATAATAAACGTATATTACGAAACAGCACCACAAGGTTACAGTGCTGCGGCTTCTAATAAGCATGTTGAAGGCATATACGATACACTAACTGAAATTTTTGCGCGTAGTGAAAAAGAGCAAAAATCAACGCATTTAATTGCTGATGAGCTAGCTCAAGAGATTATTAAAAACGGTCTTTAA
- a CDS encoding fumarate hydratase yields the protein MSTIRQQDFIDSIEDALQYISFYHPLDFVQALEKAYNKEQSKAAKDAIAQILINSRMSAEGKRPLCQDTGIITCFVKVGMDVKWDKTDLTVQQMVDEGTRRAYLNPDNPLRASIVADPAGTRKNTKDNTPSVVHIDLVAGGEVEVMVAAKGGGSENKSKMVMLNPSDDVAAWVEKTLPTMGAGWCPPGMLGIGIGGTAEKAAVMAKESLMDPVDIHELMERGAQTTEEKLRLEIFERANKLGIGAQGLGGLTTVVDIKVKTAPTHAASKPVVMIPNCAATRHVHFTLDGSGPADLKAPKLEDWPEVTFEVGEGTRRVNLDTLTKEDTREWKMGETILLSGTILTGRDAAHKRLQDMINSGEGLPEGVDFDNKFIYYVGPVDAVGDEAVGPAGPTTATRMDKFTDMMLEKTGIVGMIGKAERGPATVESIKEHKSVYLMAVGGAAYLVSKAIKKARVVAFEDLGMEAIYEFEVEDMPVTVAVDSEGANAHTQGPAIWKAKIEELDGKLK from the coding sequence ATGAGTACAATCCGTCAGCAAGACTTTATTGATAGCATTGAAGATGCGTTGCAATATATTTCTTTTTATCATCCCCTTGATTTTGTTCAAGCGCTAGAAAAAGCCTATAACAAAGAACAAAGCAAGGCTGCAAAAGATGCAATTGCGCAAATTTTAATTAACTCGCGTATGTCGGCTGAAGGCAAACGTCCATTGTGTCAAGACACGGGTATTATTACCTGTTTTGTAAAAGTAGGTATGGATGTTAAGTGGGATAAAACAGATTTAACCGTACAACAAATGGTTGATGAAGGCACACGTCGCGCATATTTAAATCCAGATAACCCACTACGAGCTTCTATTGTAGCTGACCCTGCAGGCACGCGTAAAAACACTAAAGATAATACCCCTTCAGTGGTACACATTGATTTAGTGGCAGGTGGCGAAGTAGAAGTAATGGTTGCAGCGAAAGGCGGCGGCTCAGAGAACAAAAGTAAAATGGTGATGCTAAACCCATCTGACGATGTAGCTGCATGGGTAGAAAAAACGCTACCGACGATGGGCGCAGGTTGGTGTCCGCCAGGCATGCTAGGTATAGGTATTGGTGGTACAGCTGAAAAAGCAGCGGTAATGGCAAAAGAGTCGCTAATGGACCCGGTTGATATTCATGAGCTTATGGAGCGCGGTGCACAAACGACAGAAGAAAAATTACGTTTAGAAATTTTTGAGCGTGCTAACAAGCTAGGTATTGGTGCGCAAGGTTTAGGTGGTTTAACAACGGTTGTTGATATTAAAGTAAAAACAGCCCCTACGCATGCGGCTTCAAAGCCTGTTGTAATGATCCCTAACTGTGCTGCAACTCGCCACGTACACTTTACCTTAGATGGCTCAGGCCCTGCAGATTTAAAAGCGCCTAAGTTAGAAGATTGGCCAGAAGTAACCTTTGAAGTAGGTGAAGGAACTCGCCGAGTTAATTTAGACACGCTAACTAAGGAAGATACTCGCGAGTGGAAAATGGGTGAAACTATTTTACTCTCAGGCACTATTTTAACAGGCCGTGACGCTGCCCATAAACGCTTACAAGATATGATCAATTCAGGTGAAGGTTTACCTGAGGGCGTAGATTTTGATAACAAGTTTATTTATTACGTAGGTCCAGTTGATGCCGTAGGTGATGAAGCCGTAGGTCCTGCTGGCCCTACAACCGCAACACGTATGGATAAGTTTACCGATATGATGCTAGAAAAAACCGGCATCGTAGGCATGATAGGTAAAGCTGAGCGTGGTCCTGCGACGGTTGAGTCTATTAAAGAGCATAAATCGGTTTATTTAATGGCGGTAGGTGGTGCAGCATACTTAGTATCTAAAGCAATTAAAAAAGCACGCGTGGTTGCCTTTGAAGATTTAGGTATGGAAGCCATCTACGAATTTGAAGTAGAAGATATGCCAGTAACAGTTGCTGTAGATAGCGAAGGGGCTAACGCACATACGCAAGGCCCTGCAATTTGGAAAGCTAAAATTGAAGAGCTAGACGGTAAGCTTAAATAA
- the pabB gene encoding aminodeoxychorismate synthase component I, whose translation MLNNEKSCVKLAITQNCIDVFAHFAHLPYAVLLDSANSEHINSRFDIIAIEPHAILEVNNNQSVFNQQLDSRSPFKIMNDELSKLSAQKAASNLPFNGGWLGYFGYDLGRIIEHMPSTAKHDITLPQMAIGLYLDALIFDKRQQSWFYVSQPEVNRLALYQQYLVNDIVPAHFSLTSDWRSNMSEHEYADKFAQIQDYLKSGDCYQINLAQRFSAGFKGDCFQAYKVLREANKAPFSSFINHPCGAILSISPERFIAVHDNIVETKPIKGTLPRKADAIADQQQARALESSTKDRAENVMIVDLLRNDLGKVAKPGSVKVPSLFAIESFPAVHHLVSTVTAELDEGKTAVDQLEAAFPGGSITGAPKIRAMEIIEELEPHRRSIYCGSIGYLSACGNMDTSITIRTLVCHNEHIYCWAGGGIVADSKVELEYQETYDKVNKILPLLTQ comes from the coding sequence ATGCTAAACAATGAAAAAAGTTGTGTAAAATTAGCCATAACGCAAAACTGCATTGATGTTTTCGCGCATTTTGCGCATTTACCCTATGCCGTATTACTAGACTCAGCCAATAGCGAGCACATAAATAGTCGCTTTGATATTATTGCAATAGAGCCTCACGCTATTTTAGAAGTAAACAACAATCAAAGCGTATTTAATCAGCAGCTTGACTCACGTAGCCCCTTTAAAATAATGAACGATGAGCTAAGTAAACTTAGCGCGCAAAAAGCCGCTAGTAATCTGCCTTTTAACGGCGGCTGGCTTGGTTATTTTGGTTACGACTTAGGCCGCATTATTGAGCACATGCCAAGCACAGCAAAACACGATATAACATTGCCACAAATGGCTATTGGCCTTTATTTAGATGCACTGATATTTGATAAACGCCAGCAAAGCTGGTTTTACGTTTCTCAACCTGAAGTAAACCGTTTGGCGCTTTACCAACAGTATTTAGTAAACGATATAGTACCTGCACATTTTTCACTCACCAGTGATTGGCGATCAAATATGAGTGAACATGAATACGCTGATAAATTTGCGCAGATACAAGATTATTTAAAAAGTGGTGATTGTTATCAAATCAACCTAGCACAGCGATTTAGTGCTGGCTTTAAGGGCGACTGTTTTCAAGCTTATAAAGTATTGCGCGAGGCTAATAAAGCGCCATTTTCTAGTTTTATTAACCACCCATGTGGCGCCATTTTATCAATATCGCCAGAGCGTTTTATTGCAGTGCACGACAACATAGTTGAAACAAAACCCATCAAAGGCACTTTGCCACGTAAGGCCGATGCCATCGCAGATCAACAACAAGCCAGAGCCCTTGAAAGCTCCACTAAAGATCGTGCAGAAAACGTAATGATTGTTGATTTATTGCGCAACGATTTAGGTAAAGTAGCCAAGCCAGGCTCTGTAAAGGTGCCCTCACTGTTTGCTATTGAGAGCTTTCCTGCCGTGCATCATTTAGTAAGCACAGTAACGGCAGAACTCGATGAGGGTAAAACGGCGGTTGATCAGCTTGAAGCGGCTTTTCCGGGCGGCTCAATTACCGGTGCACCTAAAATTAGGGCTATGGAGATAATTGAAGAGCTAGAGCCTCATAGGCGTAGTATTTACTGCGGTTCTATAGGGTATTTAAGCGCCTGCGGCAATATGGATACCAGCATTACAATTCGTACCTTGGTTTGTCATAACGAACACATTTATTGCTGGGCCGGCGGTGGTATTGTGGCTGATTCTAAAGTCGAATTGGAATACCAAGAAACATACGATAAAGTGAATAAAATACTTCCTTTATTAACACAGTAG
- a CDS encoding CoA pyrophosphatase, with protein sequence MNSEHIMARFQLSPTAAPNQIKDTRKKRASAVMLPIIDIDNHAHILLCKRPTYLHHHPGEICLPGGKFEQSDKHLRTTALRELHEELNIAPSNVTVLGQLPQYSTLTGFSISPFVGLLDKHTVWENDYNEVQASFLLSLTELSRADNWQPLPFQRFGKTITLQGFSTPHGLLWGATASIIKNFTKQLALPV encoded by the coding sequence TTGAATAGTGAACACATTATGGCGCGGTTTCAGTTAAGCCCTACAGCTGCGCCAAATCAAATAAAAGATACCCGTAAAAAACGCGCAAGTGCCGTTATGCTGCCTATTATTGATATTGATAACCATGCGCATATTTTACTGTGTAAACGCCCTACTTATTTACATCATCACCCTGGGGAAATTTGTTTGCCCGGTGGTAAGTTTGAGCAAAGTGATAAGCACCTTCGCACTACCGCGCTTCGAGAACTTCACGAAGAGCTTAATATAGCGCCAAGTAATGTCACAGTGCTAGGCCAACTGCCACAATACTCTACACTTACAGGTTTTAGCATCAGCCCATTTGTGGGTTTACTTGATAAACACACAGTATGGGAAAACGATTATAATGAAGTGCAAGCTAGTTTTTTGCTCTCACTGACTGAGCTAAGTAGAGCAGATAATTGGCAGCCATTGCCTTTTCAACGCTTTGGTAAAACCATTACCCTACAGGGGTTTAGTACACCTCATGGGTTACTGTGGGGAGCAACAGCTAGCATTATAAAAAACTTTACAAAGCAGCTTGCCCTACCAGTGTAA